One Bombus pyrosoma isolate SC7728 linkage group LG7, ASM1482585v1, whole genome shotgun sequence genomic window carries:
- the LOC122569629 gene encoding uncharacterized protein LOC122569629, translating into MRIRPGCVAALVVLLQAALVASKAVDQNQLQEQKSQQQIPYGTAAQKRWGDDLGGHGGGLATGYGGDLGGHGGDLGGHGGDAGDGFGHSGGGGFGHSGGGDIGGGFGHSGGDIGGSFGHSGGGDVGGGFGHSGGGGGDGGNGALEEHHDDHHHHHHDHGYWKKKLIWKPGWKKIWKPAKKQIWKPAWKKIWKPVWVPTQKAVWKDIQVPAWKKIWKPVWKEIQVPVWKDIQVPAWKKIWKPVWKPIKVPAWKEIQVPAWKKIWKPVWKEIQVPAWKEIQVPAWKKIWIPEWVKIGIPGEHFHGTDNHGWQYTSHDLWKKKLIWKPLWKKYWKPAKKQIWVPDKKLEWVEAWKQIWKPAKKQIWVDDKKLIWKEEWKQIWKPSKKLIWVPDKKLEWKEAWKQIWKADKKLEWVPDKKLAWKEAWKQIWVPAWKEIWVPAWKKIWKPVWISEWFPADDHHPHHHGWEDRKDTETQSSQIVPYSSDAASKQNAQAQQQQHRIDENKVRWDRSSKTEAPSISQDLVPPPASKNQSGQTVNFGFTNH; encoded by the exons ATGAGGATTCGCCCGGGATGCGTG GCTGCACTAGTAGTGCTACTGCAAGCCGCACTTGTGGCGAGCAAGGCAGTGGATCAGAATCAACTGCAAGAACAGAAGTCTCAGCAACAAATTCC ATATGGCACAGCGGCACAGAAGAGATGGGGTGATGATTTGGGAGGCCATGGTGGCGGTTTAGCTACCGGTTACGGTGGAGATCTAGGTGGTCACGGTGGAGATCTAGGTGGTCACGGTGGTGATGCAGGAGATGGTTTTGGCCATTCTGGAGGAGGTGGCTTTGGTCACTCTGGCGGTGGTGACATTGGCGGTGGTTTTGGTCATTCTGGAGGTGACATTGGCGGTAGTTTTGGCCATTCCGGTGGAGGTGACGTTGGTGGTGGTTTTGGTCATTCTGGAGGAGGTGGTGGCGATGGAGGCAATGGAGCGCTCGAAGAACACCATGACGATCATCACCATCATCACCACGATCATGGCTATTGGAAGAAGAAACTGATTTGGAAACCAGGATGGAAGAAAATCTGGAAACCAGCAAAGAAACAAATCTGGAAGCCCGCGtggaagaaaatttggaaaccCGTGTGGGTACCAACGCAGAAGGCAGTATGGAAAGACATTCAGGTGCCAGCTTGGAAAAAGATTTGGAAGCCTGTGTGGAAGGAAATACAGGTCCCAGTGTGGAAGGACATTCAGGTACCAGCCTGGAAAAAGATTTGGAAACCCGTTTGGAAACCTATAAAGGTGCCAGCCTGGAAGGAAATTCAGGTGCCCGCGTGGAAAAAGATCTGGAAACCGGTTTGGAAGGAGATTCAAGTACCAGCGTGGAAGGAGATTCAGGTACCAGCCTGGAAAAAAATCTGGATCCCTGAATGGGTGAAAATCGGCATTCCTGGTGAGCACTTCCACGGAACCGATAACCATGGATGGCAGTACACTAGTCACGATCTCTGGAAGAAGAAACTGATATGGAAACCACTATGGAAAAAGTATTGGAAACCAGCGAAAAAACAGATCTGGGTACCAGACAAGAAGCTGGAGTGGGTGGAAGCCTGGAAGCAAATCTGGAAGCCGGCCAAAAAGCAAATTTGGGTGGATGACAAGAAGCTTATTTGGAAGGAAGAATGGAAGCAGATTTGGAAACCATCCAAGAAACTTATTTGGGTGCCTGATAAGAAGCTGGAATGGAAGGAGGCCTGGAAACAGATTTGGAAGGCTGATAAGAAACTTGAGTGGGTACCTGATAAGAAATTAGCTTGGAAAGAGGCTTGGAAACAGATTTGGGTACCAGCTTGGAAGGAAATTTGGGTTCCGGCATGGAAGAAGATTTGGAAACCAGTTTGGATATCGGAATGGTTCCCTGCGGACGACCACCATCCCCATCACCATGGTTGGGAAGACCGAAAAGATACAGAGACTCAAAGTTCTCAGATAGTTCCTTATAGTTCTGATGCTGCTTCAAAGCAGAACGCTCAGGctcaacaacagcaacatcGAATCGACGAGAACAAGGTTAGATGGGATAGATCTTCGAAGACTGAAGCTCCATCGATCAGTCAGGACCTGGTTCCACCACCAGCATCGAAAAATCAAAGCGGTCAGACAGTCAACTTTGGGTTTACCAATCACTGA